One genomic segment of Mastomys coucha isolate ucsf_1 unplaced genomic scaffold, UCSF_Mcou_1 pScaffold22, whole genome shotgun sequence includes these proteins:
- the LOC116070944 gene encoding syncytin-A, producing MVRPWVFCLLLFPCSSAYSDSWMPLVNLTQRLLREANSPFSSNCWVCLSIQTQRSLAMPAPLRTWTETPMKLRIMYSARTLSGPYPITDLERRLQNFQPLTPHYSFVNPDRRAIAFLQITSVTGILPILSRITSVRYPNDQVYESAQRPIWGSLSTQTILASQAPLCISRFFKNSKHATFVGKLPASLCNHTFQLSPSANHQSIDLSASYAFAPLMPMPGSKWRNPLRFSGPPSLNSGKHHHSCPVDDIHCHTYPTTPWRSCPSLPASTCYNFTLFEPDNASHPITLSVDTTYFKIKLQGHKDPYPLFQYQPLMGAALSGQYSIWEYEPTVKENGDITPNIFSHLVSLTYSFCLNSSGVFFLCGNSTYVCLPANWSGVCTLVFQYPDIELLPKNQTISVPLLAMVPSSVPASRQKRALPLLPLLAGLGIASALGLGIASITTSTMYFQQLSKALSDSLDEIATSIISLQDQIDSLAGVVLQNRRALDLLVAERGGTCLFLQEECCFYINQSGVVRHAARKLRERASELATSSSSWVQWLGLGSWLPSWLTSLVGPILFILVLLVFGPCLLNCLTHSVSQRMSSFICNTTKGHVDKILLLRESQYKRLPQELPEEDAV from the coding sequence ATGGTTCGTCCTTGGgttttctgtctcctcctgttCCCTTGTTCCTCTGCCTACTCAGACAGCTGGATGCCTCTAGTGAACCTCACTCAACGCCTCCTCCGGGAGGCTaactctcccttctcttccaacTGCTGGGTTTGCTTATCCATCCAAACCCAGCGCTCTCTAGCCATGCCAGCCCCACTAAGGACTTGGACAGAGACACCCATGAAACTTCGTATCATGTACTCAGCCCGAACCCTCTCCGGCCCTTACCCTATTACCGACCTTGAGAGACGCCTCCAGAATTTCCAGCCATTGACTCCTCACTACTCTTTCGTCAACCCTGACCGACGGGCCATTGCTTTCCTTCAGATCACCAGCGTGACAGGCATACTTCCAATACTTTCCCGGATCACCTCGGTGAGATACCCCAATGACCAAGTCTACGAATCTGCCCAGCGCCCCATATGGGGATCACTCTCTACCCAGACGATCCTCGCCTCCCAGGCCCCTCTCTGCATATCCCGTTTCTTCAAGAACTCAAAACATGCTACCTTCGTGGGTAAACTCCCTGCCTCTCTTTGCAATCACACCTTTCAGCTTTCCCCCTCTGCCAACCACCAATCCATAGATCTGTCTGCCAGCTATGCATTTGCCCCGCTAATGCCCATGCCAGGCTCTAAATGGAGAAATCCCTTGCGCTTCTCAGGACCCCCTTCCCTAAACTCAGGGAAGCATCACCACTCCTGCCCGGTAGATGACATCCATTGCCACACCTACCCCACCACCCCCTGGAGGTCCTGTCCTTCCTTGCCGGCTAGCACCTGCTATAATTTCACCCTATTCGAGCCCGACAATGCGAGCCACCCTATTACCCTGTCTGTGGACACCACATACTTCAAGATTAAACTCCAAGGTCACAAAGACCCCTATCCACTCTTTCAGTACCAGCCTCTCATGGGGGCAGCCCTCTCTGGACAATATTCAATCTGGGAGTATGAACCCACTGTTAAGGAAAACGGCGATATCACTCCAAATATCTTCTCCCATCTTGTCTCCTTAACGTACTCCTTCTGCCTCAACTCCTCCGGCGTTTTCTTCCTCTGTGGAAACTCAACTTATGTTTGTCTCCCGGCCAATTGGTCAGGCGTCTGTACCCTTGTCTTCCAATACCCGGATATTGAACTCCTTCCTAAAAACCAAACCATATCTGTCCCGCTTCTGGCTATGGTTCCCTCTTCTGTCCCCGCTTCTCGCCAGAAGCgagcccttcctctccttcctcttctcgcCGGCCTGGGCATTGCTTCCGCCCTCGGGTTAGGCATCGCCAGTATCACCACCTCAACCATGTATTTCCAACAGCTTTCCAAGGCTCTCTCCGACAGCCTAGACGAAATAGCCACTTCCATCATTAGCCTCCAAGACCAAATAGACTCGCTGGCGGGTGTCGTTCTCCAAAACCGCAGAGCTCTGGACCTCCTTGTGGCTGAGAGGGGGggcacctgcctcttcctccaggaagAGTGCTGCTTCTACATAAACCAGTCTGGGGTCGTCCGGCATGCAGCAAGGAAACTTCGAGAAAGGGCATCGGAACTCGCCACAAGCTCGAGCTCTTGGGTCCAATGGCTGGGGCTGGGATCCTGGCTGCCCTCTTGGTTGACTTCCTTGGTGGGCCCCATTCTCTTTATCCTGGTACTGCTGGTTTTCGGGCCTTGTCTTCTTAATTGCCTGACTCATTCTGTATCCCAACGAATGAGTTCTTTCATTTGCAACACCACCAAAGGGCACGTGGACAAGATCCTTCTGCTTCGAGAGTCCCAGTACAAGAGACTTCCCCAAGAACTCCCAGAGGAGGATGCGGTCTAG